GAGCAACCCTTCCAACTCGTTGAGCAGGTCCTGGTCGACGGTTCCCGTTCCCAGTACGCGGCCCAGACGGCCGACCAGGTTCTGACTCGTCTTGGAGAGACGATCGCGCAAGCTGATCTTGACGGGTTCGGGAGCGGGGCTCGGTTCGGGCTCGAGTTCGATCGGCGGAGCGGGTTCGAGTGGGGCTTCGACCGGCGCCGGTTCAGGTTCGGGAGGGGGCTCGAAGTGCGTCTCTTCGGGCGCAGCGATTTCGCGGGTGACTTCTGAACTCTCGGGCTCGTGCGCAGCACCCGAGAGTTCGTCGGCCGTCGGCTCCTCGTCAGTCTCCACTTTTTGCGGAAGACGCGATTCAATGAACGAATCTATCAACAACAGGAACAGCGCCAGCAGCGCTGATCCCACCGCGACTGCAATGGACGCGTGCTGGGTGAGCCAGACCAGCGCCTGCTCGCTCGACAATTGTATGAACAACGGAAACTCGTTCATGGGGCGCTCAGGATACCAGCGCCGTATCACCCCAACACCCTGGGGTATCAGAAATGCTGGGGAACTTGCTGGTGTGAATCGCGAGGAGTCTGCGCGGCAGAAGGCTCCTAGGTCAGCTCGACGGTAACGATCTTGCTCACGCCCTTTTGTTCCATCGTGATGCCATAGAGAACGTCCGCCACGCCGATCGTGCGTTTGTTGTGGGTGATGACCAGGAATTGGGAGTGGGCCGCGAGATCCGTAATCAAGCTGTTGAAACGGCCGACATTGGCGTCGTCCAGTGCGGCGTCAACCTCGTCGAGCAGGAAGAACGGCGAGGGCCGCACCTGGAAGACCGCCATCAAGAGAGCCAAGGCTGTCATCGTCTTCTCGCCGCCGGAAAGCAGATTTACGTTCTGATTTCGCTTGCCCGGTGGCATCGCCATGATCTCGACACCGGCATCGAGAATGTCCTCGCTTTCGGTGAGAGAGAGACTCGCCTTGCCGCCGCCGAACAGGCGCGGGAAGTTTTCAGCAAATCGCTTGGCCACGGCTTCGAAGGTCTCCTTGAAGCGTCGTCGGCTGGTGCGATTGATCCGCGAGATGGCATCGCGCAGGGTTTGGATGGTTCGATCCAAGTCGTCCTTCTGCTCGGAGAGGAAGCGGAAGCGCTCGGCGAGTTCTTCGTGTTCTTCGATTGCGCCGAGGTTCACGTCACCCAGGGCCTGGAGCTGACTGCGCAGTTTCTCGAGCTCGGTGCGACGTTCTTCGATCGGCAGCAGGGCGAGTTCGGCGTTGCGACGCGCGTCGCGCAGCGCGTTGGTTGCCTGCTGGGCATCGACCAAGGCATCGCCGCTCGCTTCCACACCCTCTTCTGCGTCGACCGAATCCAGCTCGGAAGCGCTCGTCTCGTGCTCGCCGGATTCTGATTCAGTGTCAACTACCGGCTCTTCGATCGCATCGAGGCTCGGAGGCGTCCAGCTGGCCAGATCGACGTTCCACTTCTCTCGGATCGCCTCGTCTTGATGATCGAGGCGCAACTGGTTTTCACGCGCCGCCAAATCTGCTGCCGAGGCCGATTCACGCTGGGCTTCCAGTTCGCGCCGCACGCTCCGCAATTCTTCCTCGATCGTGCGCACCAGCGCTGATCCTTCTTCGTAGCGGGCGCGCTCAGATTCGCTTGCGAGTCGCGCATCTTCTTCGCTCTCGAGCTTGGCTGTCAGTCCCGCTTCTGCCGCGCTGGTCTGTTCCGTCAACTGGACCTTGCGTTCCTCCGCAGCTGCGATTTCTCGCTCTCGCCGCTCGATCCATTCGCCGGTCTCTTGCACAGACTGATTCGCTCGACTGACCGTCTCCTCGAGGCGATTGCGGTTTTCAACCCGGGCGTCGTGCGAAACTCGGAGTTCGGTGACCCGAGTGTCAAATCGCGACACGTCGCGCCCCGCCGAGCTGATCTGCAACCCGAGGCTGTCGAGTTGGCGCTGCCCCTCGGCTCGATTGCTGCGCAATGCTTCGACCTGATCCGCGAGCTGGTCCCGCTCGCCGCCGAGGCTCTCGCTTGCGCTCAACAAACCCGATCGTTCCGCCACACGACCTTCCTGGGCTTCGCCCAGAATCTTCACCCGTTCGCGGGTGCGATCGAGATCTTTTTCGTGATTGGCCAGAGCGAGAGCCGCCGTGTGGTGGCGGTTGCGCAGGTTGTCGAGATCTTCACTCGATCGCTGCAGAGACTCTTCCGCGGCCAGATGGATCCGATCGGCCGCTTGGCGCTGAATCTCGATTTCTGCAACTTCGGCCGTGAGCTCACGCACTTCGCGCACGCGCCCCAACATACCGCTGCCGGCAGATTCACCTCCGCCGCGGATTACCCCGTCCGGCGAAAGCACATCGCCATCACGGGTGACGAACGTGGCGGGAATTTCACCGTCGCCATAGACCCCAAGTGCCTCGGCGAGATTGTTGACGAGGTAGACATCTCCCAAAAGATTGTGTGCGAGTGCGAGGTAACCCTCTTTGGGATGAACGTACGCCAGCAGCTGTTCTCCAAGGGGCACGATGCCTCGGGAGGCCATCTGGCTCCGGGGCTCGACCACAAAGACGCCGCGACCGGCACCGGTCTCGCGCAAGCGTTCGAGCGCCCCCACCGCACCGCCGGCGTTCTGCACGACGATGGCTTCGGCGCGTTCGGCCAGCACGGCTTCGACCGCGCGTTCGGCTTCGACGTCCACTTCGAGAAACTCTCGCACCAGACCGCGCAGGCCGTAGCGCTCGCGAAGTTCGCTGCCGCCTTCGATCAGATGCCGGGTCGCCTCTCCCACGTCTTCCCTGCGTTCGAGAACTTCCTGCAGCGACTTCAGTCGGGCATGGCGCGATTCGTAGTGCTCGCGCACCCGATCCCGCTCGGCGCTAGCACGCTTCAATTCATCGCCAGCACTGGCGTGCATGGTAATTGCGTTGCGCAGCTGCTCGCCGAGCCGATCTCGGTCCGCGAGCAGGTTGCGAAGCCCCTCTTCGAGATGAGTTTCTTCCCGGCCTGCCTCGAGCGCCTGGCTTTGGTGTACCTCGAGTTCGCGATCGGCTGTGCGCATGCGTTGATCGACCTCGGCACGCCGATCGTCTACCGCGGAACCGCGATCTTCTGCCCGGGCCAGACCGGTGAGAATGCCGACAAAGGCTTCGTTCTCGACCCCGCGATCTCGCTCGAGTGTGCGCATGGTTTCGAGGGCCTGGCGGGCCTCTTCCTCGGCTGCGCGAATGGTCTCGCTCTCGTTGGCGAGGGAATCTTCGAGTTGTAAAAGCTCGGCCTGGGCTTCGTCCGCTTCGCCCCGCGCAGCGACGAGTTGTTCTTGAAGCTGGCCGATCTCCTCAGTGCGACCCCGGTTGCTCTCTTCGAGCCCTGCGACTTCACGACGATTGAATTCGACTTGACCTTCGAACTGCTTGATCTCGCTGCGCAGGGCGTAGAGCGCCTCGGCGCACTTTGCGACGCTCTTTTCAGTTTCGGTGAGCGCGATGCGCTTTTCTTCGGCTTTCAGTTCGCAGCCGGAGAGATTGGTTTCGAGCGCCGTCACCTCGTCGCGCAGGGTGGACAGCTTGCCGAGAGCCTCTTCGACCACATTCTTCATTTCGCGCCGCTCGTCCGCGGCGATCGAAAGGTCGAGCACGCGTTGGGTCTCGCGCAGGCGTTTGAAGCGTGCCGCCTTGCGGGCCTGGCGCTCGAGCGAGGAAATCTGGCGCTTGATCTCACCGAGCACATCATTCACTCGGTTGAGATTGGTTTCGGTGGCGGCGATCTTGCTCTCGGCTTCCCGGCGCCGGGCCTTGTACTTGCTGATTCCGGCCGCTTCTTCGATCAGGACACGCCGTTCATCCGCCTTGGCGGATACGATTTCGGCGATGCGGCCCTGCTCGACGATCGTGTAGCCGCGTTGCCCGATCCCGCTATCCCGAAAAAAGTCGTGGATGTCGCGCATGCGACAGGCGGTCTTGTTCAGCAGGTATTCGGATTCGCCGGAGCGATACAGGCGGCGGGTGATTTCGATTTCGCTGTAATCGGAAAATCCCGCCGGGGCGCTGCCGTCGGAGCAATCAAAGGTGAGTATGACTTCGGCCATGCCGATCGGGGGGCGGTTTTCGGAACCCGCAAAGATCACGTCCTCCATCCCCTTGCCCCGCAGGCGCTTGGGGGACTGCTCACCCATCACCCAGCGCACGGCGTCGACCACATTGGACTTGCCGCAGCCGTTGGGGCCGACGACCGCTGTCACGCCGTCGTCAAAGGTGAAGACGGTCTTGTCTACGAAAGATTTGAACCCGTGAACCTGAAGTGACTTAATTCTCAACCGCTGCCCCGAAACAGTGCCCTAGACCCCAATTGAGGTCGCTGCACCACGCAAATGAACCGCCCTATGCAATGTCAGCTCATCAAGATCATCGATAGAACGACAACGGCTCATCGTCCTTCCGAGAACATACCCGGAATGCATGAGCGTGGGTGATTCACCCTTAACTAGCACGGGGACCCCTGTTGGACTCTTAAGCGACTCGGAAACATAGATGCACCCGCAGGCATGGAGTCGAACTGAAGTACAGGGGGGAGACCCATTAATACCATCTGGCAGGCAAGATCGCCCATGAAATTGGCTGCTCGCGATGGCCCGATTGCGGGTCTTCGGGCCCAGCTGCGCAGCTTCAGGCGCTCGCCCCCGCCTCGGCCCGCGCAAGATCCAGCAGACCTACTTTCCGCCCCTGGGTCTGCAGGCGGTGAAGCTCCGAGTAGGTGCCCCCCAACGCGAGCAACTCCTCATGGCTGCCCGATTCCACCAGTTCCCCCCCCGCCAGGACGTGGATCGTGTCGACGTCCCGAATCGTCGAGAGACGGTGGGCGATGGCGATCGCGGTGCGGTGGTTCATCAGGGTGTGGATCCCGCGCTGGATCAGGCGCTCGGTCTCCGAATCCACCGAGCTCGTCGCTTCGTCGAGCACGAGAATTCCGGCTCCGTGGGCCAGAGCCCGGGAGAACGAAAGCAGCTGTCGCTGGCCGGTAGAAAAGTTGCTTCCGCGCTCTAGGACTTTGGTCTGGTAGCCCCGGGGCAGTCGTTCGATGAAACCGCTCGCCTCCACGGCCTCGGCGGCCTCGCGGACCTGATCCAGCCCGATGTCCGACCTGCCCAGGTCGATATTGTCCGCCACTGTGCCGCTGAACAACACGACATCCTGCAGAACCGTGGCGACTCTCCGTCGCAGCACCTGTTGGGGCATGTCGCGAACGTCGGTCCCGTCCACCAGGATGCGTCCGCGGCTCACGTCGTAGAGCCGGGTCAGAAGTTTGATGATGGTGGTCTTGCCCGCTCCAGTCGCCCCCACAAAGGCAACCTTGCCCTGGGGCTCGACCCGGAAGGAGACGTCCTTGAGGATCCAGTCCTCACCCTGGTAGGCGAACCAGACGTTCTCGAAGACCACGGATCCCCGGTCGCTCGCAACCTGTGCGGCTTCGCATACGAGCCATCGCTTGGGCTCGGGGTCTTGTACCGCGGGTTCGTTGGCCATCAATTCCACGAGACGTTCGGTGCTGGCCATCGAAGACTGCATGACCGAGTACTTCGCCGACAGATCCCGCAGCGGGAGAAAGAATCGCCGCATCCACGCGACAAAGACGTACAACGTGCCGGCCTGGGCCATGCCGGTACCCTGCCAGACGATGATTGCCACGGTCAGGCCTTCCGCCGCCTCAACGGCGGAAAACAACATCGAGTCGTAGTGGATCGATCGCTGCCAGGCGTTGCGGTGCGAAGCGTTTACCGCGTCGAAGTCGGCGTAGTTGCGATCCTCTCGGGTAAACAGTTGCACCACCTTGATCCCGACAATGGTTTCTTGAATCACCGCGTTGATGTGGGCGATCTTTACCCGGATGACTCGGAAGGCCTCGCGGATGCGCAGCCGAAAGTAGAACGCTGCCACCATGAAAATTGGCACCACGACAAAAGTCGCGAGGGCCAGTTCTGCGTCGACGAGAAACAGCATGACGCCAAAACCGATCATCTTGCCCACGTCCGTCACCAGGGCCACGATTCCAGCGGAGAACATCTCGGCCACGTTTTCAACGTCGTTGGTGACTCGAGTGACGAGGCGTCCTACCGGGATGCGATCGAAAAATCCGAGGTGCAGTTTTTCCAGGTGGGCAAAAATCTTGACCCGAAGATCTCGCATGGCGTACTGGCCCGTGGTCGCCATTACGATCATGTTTACGAACTGCAGCCCCGCACCCGAGAACGTGACCACGGCGTAGACCATGGCGAGCCAAAGCCACATGTCGATGCCGTCGGGGGGCAGCAAGATGCTGTCGAGCAAACTCGGGGATGCAATGGTGTCGAGGATGTCGCCGCCGGGAACATCGACGCCTCCAGCAACGACTGCATCGCTTTCGGCCTTGTTCGCGGCAATGGTGTCGAGGCCGTGCTTGACGATCCAGGCCGGAGCCAATTCGAGAAAGAAAATGGGGACGACCACCACGATGCTGAAGACGACCATGCCCGTGTAGGGCTTTACGTATTGCCACAGCCAAACCAGGAGTCGGGCGTCGTAGGCCTTGCCCAGTACCTCTTCGTCGCCGCTGCCTTCGACTCCGTTCATGCGGGGACTCCCGCTTCGAAGTCCTGCGACTGTGTCCCGGCGAGTTCTTCCACGCGCTGTTGCTCGCTGAGCAGGACATAGAGTCCGTCCATCGCCATCAATTCGGCGTGGGTACCGCGTTCGGCGACGCGTCCTTCATCCAACACCACGATCTGATCGCATTCACTCACGGTGCTGACACGACTCGCGACCACCACCACCGTCAACCCGACAAACACCTCTGCGAGTTCCCGTTGGATCGCCGCCTCGGTCTCCGCATCGACACTCGAGAGGGTGTCGTCGAGGATCAATATGCTCGGGTTGAGGGCCAGGGCCCGAGCCAGGGCTGTGCGTTGCCGTTGTCCGCCGGAAAGCATCACCCCGCGCTCGCCTACCAGCGTCCCATAGCCTCCGGGCAGTTCGTCGATGTCTTTGTCGAGTTGCGCGCGCTCGGCTGCGATGCGTATCTGTTCCAAACCAGCATCGGGCATTCCGTAGGCGATGTTGTCCGCGAGCGGCATCGAGAACAGAAACGAATCCTGCGGCACCATCGCAATGGAAGAACGCAGGGACGCCAGCGAAATCCGATTGACATCGACCCCGTCGATGAAGAGTTCGCCATCTGCCACTTCGTAGAGTCGCGGGATCAGCGAAGCCAGAGTGCTTTTGCCCGACCCCATAGGGCCCACGATTCCAATGCTGGTTCCCGCTGGCACCTGAATGGAAACGTCGTCGAGCGCCTTGATCTCGCTGTCTTCGTTGTAGCGAAACGATAGATGGCGAAACTCGATCTCACCTCG
This is a stretch of genomic DNA from Myxococcales bacterium. It encodes these proteins:
- the smc gene encoding chromosome segregation protein SMC, with the protein product MRIKSLQVHGFKSFVDKTVFTFDDGVTAVVGPNGCGKSNVVDAVRWVMGEQSPKRLRGKGMEDVIFAGSENRPPIGMAEVILTFDCSDGSAPAGFSDYSEIEITRRLYRSGESEYLLNKTACRMRDIHDFFRDSGIGQRGYTIVEQGRIAEIVSAKADERRVLIEEAAGISKYKARRREAESKIAATETNLNRVNDVLGEIKRQISSLERQARKAARFKRLRETQRVLDLSIAADERREMKNVVEEALGKLSTLRDEVTALETNLSGCELKAEEKRIALTETEKSVAKCAEALYALRSEIKQFEGQVEFNRREVAGLEESNRGRTEEIGQLQEQLVAARGEADEAQAELLQLEDSLANESETIRAAEEEARQALETMRTLERDRGVENEAFVGILTGLARAEDRGSAVDDRRAEVDQRMRTADRELEVHQSQALEAGREETHLEEGLRNLLADRDRLGEQLRNAITMHASAGDELKRASAERDRVREHYESRHARLKSLQEVLERREDVGEATRHLIEGGSELRERYGLRGLVREFLEVDVEAERAVEAVLAERAEAIVVQNAGGAVGALERLRETGAGRGVFVVEPRSQMASRGIVPLGEQLLAYVHPKEGYLALAHNLLGDVYLVNNLAEALGVYGDGEIPATFVTRDGDVLSPDGVIRGGGESAGSGMLGRVREVRELTAEVAEIEIQRQAADRIHLAAEESLQRSSEDLDNLRNRHHTAALALANHEKDLDRTRERVKILGEAQEGRVAERSGLLSASESLGGERDQLADQVEALRSNRAEGQRQLDSLGLQISSAGRDVSRFDTRVTELRVSHDARVENRNRLEETVSRANQSVQETGEWIERREREIAAAEERKVQLTEQTSAAEAGLTAKLESEEDARLASESERARYEEGSALVRTIEEELRSVRRELEAQRESASAADLAARENQLRLDHQDEAIREKWNVDLASWTPPSLDAIEEPVVDTESESGEHETSASELDSVDAEEGVEASGDALVDAQQATNALRDARRNAELALLPIEERRTELEKLRSQLQALGDVNLGAIEEHEELAERFRFLSEQKDDLDRTIQTLRDAISRINRTSRRRFKETFEAVAKRFAENFPRLFGGGKASLSLTESEDILDAGVEIMAMPPGKRNQNVNLLSGGEKTMTALALLMAVFQVRPSPFFLLDEVDAALDDANVGRFNSLITDLAAHSQFLVITHNKRTIGVADVLYGITMEQKGVSKIVTVELT
- a CDS encoding ABC transporter ATP-binding protein, which produces MNGVEGSGDEEVLGKAYDARLLVWLWQYVKPYTGMVVFSIVVVVPIFFLELAPAWIVKHGLDTIAANKAESDAVVAGGVDVPGGDILDTIASPSLLDSILLPPDGIDMWLWLAMVYAVVTFSGAGLQFVNMIVMATTGQYAMRDLRVKIFAHLEKLHLGFFDRIPVGRLVTRVTNDVENVAEMFSAGIVALVTDVGKMIGFGVMLFLVDAELALATFVVVPIFMVAAFYFRLRIREAFRVIRVKIAHINAVIQETIVGIKVVQLFTREDRNYADFDAVNASHRNAWQRSIHYDSMLFSAVEAAEGLTVAIIVWQGTGMAQAGTLYVFVAWMRRFFLPLRDLSAKYSVMQSSMASTERLVELMANEPAVQDPEPKRWLVCEAAQVASDRGSVVFENVWFAYQGEDWILKDVSFRVEPQGKVAFVGATGAGKTTIIKLLTRLYDVSRGRILVDGTDVRDMPQQVLRRRVATVLQDVVLFSGTVADNIDLGRSDIGLDQVREAAEAVEASGFIERLPRGYQTKVLERGSNFSTGQRQLLSFSRALAHGAGILVLDEATSSVDSETERLIQRGIHTLMNHRTAIAIAHRLSTIRDVDTIHVLAGGELVESGSHEELLALGGTYSELHRLQTQGRKVGLLDLARAEAGASA